The window CTTAAATATATTCTCCATATAAATTATTTTATATGGAGAATATATCTAAAATATTATCTTTTTCTTCTTTATTGATTCCAATGTATTTTAAAGTGATTTGAGGGGTACTATGGTTTAGTATTTCTTGTAACATGGCTACATCTTTTGTTTGTTTATAGAACCAATAGCCGAAGGTTTTGCGCATGGTATGGGTCCCAATAGATTCTACACTGGCAAAATCTCCGGCTTTTTGTAATTGTCGATAGGCTTGGATTTTACTAATGGATTGATCTCCTTTACGTGAAGGAAATAACCAGGTGCTTTCTACTGTCTGGGCGTATTGATATACTTCGTCAAAAATAGAAGTAAGATTAATGATACGTTCTTTCTTTGTTTTTCCTTCTGTTACTTTTAACTCTTTTCTACGTTTTCGTTTTAACTTCAAAATCATATTTGTTTCTAGGTTTAATAAATCACTTACTCGCAAACCTGTATTGATCCCAATAATAAATAAGATATAGTCTCTTTCTGAACAGTGACGTTTAAGAGCCCATTTCATATCTTCAATCTGTTCTTTACTTCGGATGGGTTGGACATCAATGAGATGTGGTTTTTTGTTCATGGGTTTCTGTACCTCTTTATTTATAGTGTTTTGAATGTATACTTTTCTTGCTAATTTTAAGGATATCAGGGGATTTGGCTTGAGGTCAATATTTTGGGGAATCTGAATGTAAACTAATATATAAAAGTTTAC of the Bacillus sp. DX3.1 genome contains:
- a CDS encoding tyrosine-type recombinase/integrase, which gives rise to MNKKPHLIDVQPIRSKEQIEDMKWALKRHCSERDYILFIIGINTGLRVSDLLNLETNMILKLKRKRRKELKVTEGKTKKERIINLTSIFDEVYQYAQTVESTWLFPSRKGDQSISKIQAYRQLQKAGDFASVESIGTHTMRKTFGYWFYKQTKDVAMLQEILNHSTPQITLKYIGINKEEKDNILDIFSI